The Deltaproteobacteria bacterium genome has a segment encoding these proteins:
- a CDS encoding PstS family phosphate ABC transporter substrate-binding protein, which produces MRALKQISVMAIWLCFPALSAYSAPASTDTGVIKIDGSSTLYPITEAVAEEFGGVSREVKITVGVSGTGGGFKQFCSAETDISDASRPIKAVEVELCAKNGISYVELPVAFDALTVVVNPQNDWATSMTVAELKKLWEPAAQGKITHWNQIRGDWPSERISLFAPGVDSGTFDYFTEVIVGEQRASRGDITTSEDDNILVQGVANDKNALGFFGFAYYIENVEKLKAVAVDDGLDDNGKGPQLPSLSNVEDGIYQPLARPLFIYVRQGALDRRPVSSFVSFYLNNAAELAKEVGYVPLPQKVAELARKRLEGVITGSVYATELAKKPNVSLADLMLDSLNKQ; this is translated from the coding sequence ATGAGAGCGTTAAAGCAAATAAGTGTTATGGCGATATGGTTGTGCTTTCCTGCCTTAAGTGCGTATTCCGCGCCGGCGAGCACGGATACAGGTGTAATTAAGATAGATGGCTCGAGTACCTTGTATCCCATTACCGAGGCTGTTGCCGAGGAGTTTGGTGGAGTCTCGCGGGAAGTTAAAATTACCGTAGGAGTGTCAGGAACGGGCGGTGGGTTTAAGCAGTTTTGCTCTGCTGAGACGGATATTTCTGATGCTTCTAGGCCAATTAAAGCGGTAGAGGTAGAATTATGTGCTAAGAATGGCATTTCTTATGTTGAGCTTCCCGTGGCCTTTGATGCGCTTACCGTAGTGGTAAATCCTCAAAATGATTGGGCGACATCCATGACGGTTGCAGAGCTAAAAAAATTGTGGGAGCCAGCAGCTCAGGGAAAGATTACGCATTGGAATCAAATTCGCGGCGATTGGCCAAGCGAACGAATATCGCTTTTTGCTCCAGGTGTCGACTCTGGGACCTTCGATTATTTTACAGAAGTCATCGTAGGGGAACAGCGCGCCAGCCGAGGCGATATCACCACTAGTGAGGACGACAATATCTTGGTGCAGGGTGTGGCCAATGACAAAAATGCACTTGGATTTTTTGGTTTTGCCTATTACATCGAAAATGTGGAAAAACTTAAGGCAGTAGCGGTTGATGACGGCTTGGACGATAATGGCAAGGGGCCGCAATTGCCGAGCTTGAGTAACGTGGAAGACGGCATATATCAGCCGTTAGCCCGCCCCTTGTTTATTTACGTGAGACAGGGGGCGTTAGATAGGCGTCCGGTTAGTAGTTTTGTGAGTTTCTATTTAAATAATGCCGCAGAGCTTGCAAAAGAGGTTGGATATGTTCCACTTCCCCAAAAGGTGGCTGAGCTTGCCAGAAAAAGACTTGAAGGGGTAATTACAGGCTCAGTGTATGCTACAGAACTCGCTAAAAAGCCCAATGTGAGCCT